A single genomic interval of Stieleria maiorica harbors:
- a CDS encoding glycosyltransferase family protein produces the protein MSNDIVFTLFEGSYHLGAGALLNSVVNSGFKGDFYLVHREQPPVWFEPARESIANHGVQLKALQTSESKHLAQVKASVALNLMEEHGSCSKVFYFDPDIVVKRNWAFFEKWTEFGVCLVEEVVKRRMSADHPQRMLWKEWAEEKGFVVKRTLGKYFNSGFFAFRREHCDFLEHWNAVLTHRHNDGIEVNVAGGYSQKFDDQDDPLQAFSTWDQDAMNLALMMSDLPLSTMGPEEMDFLPAGTTMSHAVGSRKPWNRSYLRDALVGFPPQTVDKVFWNNAQFPIRLFSARHLTQKQIAVKLASLVGRVYCRG, from the coding sequence TCGGTCGTTAACAGCGGGTTTAAAGGAGATTTCTACCTTGTGCATCGCGAGCAGCCACCGGTTTGGTTCGAGCCCGCACGCGAAAGCATCGCAAATCACGGGGTCCAACTGAAAGCGTTGCAAACGAGCGAGTCAAAGCACCTTGCACAGGTAAAGGCGTCGGTCGCATTGAATCTGATGGAAGAACATGGCTCCTGCAGCAAGGTCTTCTATTTTGACCCCGACATTGTCGTCAAGCGAAATTGGGCATTCTTCGAAAAATGGACTGAATTCGGGGTGTGCTTGGTTGAGGAAGTGGTCAAGCGGAGGATGTCAGCCGACCACCCGCAGCGGATGTTGTGGAAGGAGTGGGCCGAGGAGAAGGGATTCGTTGTGAAGCGAACACTAGGAAAGTATTTCAATTCTGGCTTCTTTGCGTTTCGCAGAGAGCACTGTGATTTCCTTGAACATTGGAATGCTGTCCTCACCCATCGTCATAACGACGGGATTGAGGTCAACGTCGCGGGCGGTTACAGCCAAAAGTTCGACGACCAGGACGACCCACTGCAGGCCTTTTCGACTTGGGACCAGGACGCAATGAATCTAGCATTGATGATGTCTGATTTGCCATTATCGACGATGGGGCCGGAGGAAATGGATTTTCTGCCCGCCGGCACGACGATGAGCCATGCGGTCGGTTCGCGAAAGCCTTGGAATCGCAGCTACCTCAGGGACGCCCTCGTTGGATTTCCGCCACAAACTGTTGACAAGGTTTTCTGGAACAACGCGCAGTTTCCTATTCGCCTTTTCTCGGCCAGGCATCTTACGCAAAAGCAAATTGCGGTGAAGCTTGCCAGTCTTGTCGGAAGAGTGTATTGCCGCGGCTAA
- a CDS encoding glycosyltransferase family 2 protein, translating to MRNQMKIAICIPTFNQSKYLRIAVQSALEQSGVETEVWVSDDASTDETPTVMRAFENDPRVHYHRHATNQGIAANAGWVMEQPDTPYLVRLDSDDVLKPDYCRSLSEMLRRHPDSAVAHGAVEEIDEHGKHNRHRRLGRVPGEQTADAALAGATSGYRVAANICMFRTSALRQLPYVYRPGMNFAEDWDLFVRLAVAGWNNVYCSDTLAEYRVWSDAGGYRSGRKASEIRGILRLFDETLQPEWDQRGWETNDLWKARRRLALTHAESLTVIPPGTEDYQQVYGLLENLAGDGEVIESHLAFRDSRIGRFAEALSRTRQRLRSHAKSVYFRVGKVVPLAQRSFLRQ from the coding sequence ATGCGTAACCAAATGAAGATTGCGATCTGCATTCCGACATTCAACCAGTCGAAGTATCTCCGCATTGCGGTGCAGAGTGCACTCGAGCAATCGGGGGTGGAAACCGAGGTTTGGGTGTCGGACGATGCGAGCACGGACGAGACGCCGACGGTAATGCGGGCATTCGAAAATGACCCGCGCGTGCATTACCACCGGCACGCGACCAATCAAGGCATCGCCGCGAACGCGGGCTGGGTGATGGAGCAGCCCGACACTCCCTATCTCGTTCGTTTGGATTCCGACGACGTCTTAAAACCGGATTACTGTCGCAGCTTGTCAGAGATGCTTCGTCGGCACCCGGATTCAGCCGTTGCTCACGGTGCGGTCGAGGAAATTGACGAACATGGAAAGCACAACCGTCATCGTCGGTTGGGGCGTGTCCCGGGTGAACAGACCGCCGATGCGGCACTCGCGGGGGCGACGTCCGGCTATCGCGTGGCCGCGAACATTTGCATGTTTCGGACGTCCGCCCTGCGCCAGCTTCCCTACGTCTATCGGCCCGGAATGAATTTCGCGGAAGACTGGGATCTCTTTGTCCGACTTGCCGTCGCGGGTTGGAACAATGTTTATTGCAGCGACACTCTGGCCGAATATCGCGTCTGGAGTGATGCGGGCGGGTATCGTTCGGGGCGCAAGGCGAGTGAAATCCGTGGGATCCTTCGTCTCTTCGACGAAACCCTCCAGCCCGAATGGGATCAACGCGGCTGGGAGACGAATGACTTGTGGAAGGCACGACGACGACTGGCATTAACCCACGCCGAGTCGCTAACGGTGATCCCGCCGGGAACGGAAGATTACCAACAGGTGTACGGGCTGCTTGAGAATCTGGCGGGAGACGGTGAAGTGATCGAGTCACATCTGGCGTTCAGGGATTCCAGGATCGGCAGGTTCGCCGAAGCTCTGTCCCGGACCCGTCAGCGATTGCGATCCCATGCAAAGTCGGTTTACTTCCGGGTCGGCAAGGTTGTCCCGCTCGCCCAACGCAGTTTTCTTCGGCAGTAA
- a CDS encoding glycosyltransferase family 4 protein: protein MQKLIVIGNYPPDCQQSMERFAQMLRRGAEERGITAEIWRPEVFFAKRYTNTTSGAAKWLGYLDKWVRYPRVIRRRIATMRRSDSLRGVHFHVADHSNAFYMRQLPVAGSAITCHDVLAIRGARGDADAYCPASRPGRWMQAWILRNLARSQKVAAVSATTLSQLQTLSESVTGAYPPDRRDWRVIFNGFNARFSPMPCHQAKPLLRSAGVDPERSYLLHVGSSLERKNRAMLMEMAAKAGSKWNGAIVFAGTPLTPDLESRARQLGIADRVIQVLQPDHETLLALYSRCFAFVFPSFSEGFGWPVIEAQACGAPVIASNVPPMPEVSGGAAIHVAPDDVAGFSDALLSLTDETTRADLIERGFGNCNRFDNERMVESYLDLFNDSRTAV from the coding sequence GTGCAAAAGCTGATTGTCATCGGCAATTACCCGCCCGATTGCCAACAGAGTATGGAGCGATTCGCCCAGATGTTGCGTCGGGGGGCGGAGGAACGGGGGATCACCGCCGAAATCTGGCGGCCCGAGGTGTTCTTTGCAAAGAGATACACCAACACGACGTCCGGTGCTGCCAAGTGGCTCGGCTACCTGGACAAATGGGTGCGTTATCCACGAGTGATCCGCAGGCGAATCGCAACGATGCGTCGCAGCGACTCGCTTCGGGGCGTCCATTTCCACGTCGCCGACCACTCCAACGCGTTTTACATGCGACAACTTCCCGTCGCGGGGTCTGCGATTACGTGCCACGACGTTTTGGCGATCCGTGGTGCGCGTGGCGACGCGGATGCATATTGTCCGGCGTCGAGACCGGGAAGATGGATGCAAGCTTGGATTCTGAGAAACCTTGCCAGATCACAGAAGGTCGCCGCCGTCTCTGCGACCACGCTGTCGCAATTGCAGACACTTTCGGAATCGGTCACAGGGGCCTACCCGCCAGATCGACGTGACTGGCGTGTCATCTTCAATGGTTTCAACGCGCGTTTCTCGCCGATGCCATGCCACCAGGCGAAACCGTTGCTTCGATCCGCCGGGGTTGATCCGGAACGTTCGTATTTGCTGCATGTCGGTTCGTCACTGGAGCGAAAGAACCGGGCGATGCTGATGGAGATGGCGGCCAAAGCGGGATCGAAATGGAACGGAGCGATTGTTTTTGCCGGCACGCCGCTGACCCCAGATCTCGAATCACGCGCGAGGCAGTTGGGGATAGCCGATCGAGTCATTCAGGTCTTGCAACCAGACCACGAAACATTGCTAGCGCTTTACAGTCGCTGTTTCGCGTTCGTATTTCCGTCGTTTTCCGAAGGCTTTGGGTGGCCCGTCATCGAAGCCCAGGCATGTGGGGCTCCGGTGATTGCAAGTAACGTTCCGCCCATGCCCGAAGTAAGCGGCGGTGCAGCCATCCATGTCGCTCCCGATGATGTCGCCGGTTTTTCGGATGCTCTGCTCAGCCTCACTGACGAAACTACGCGGGCGGATCTCATCGAACGGGGATTCGGCAACTGCAATCGCTTTGATAACGAACGAATGGTTGAGTCTTACCTGGATTTGTTCAACGATTCGAGGACGGCCGTTTGA
- a CDS encoding glycosyltransferase → MLTQMIRGAEEGFGGQDTPLKVLFVGSMTQRKGLADLFEAMKLLDPTRFELHVLGSPIVPMEFYTDQYGLFIHHATRPHDQVLELMRSMDVFVLPSIVEGRALVQQEALACGLPIVVTANAGAEDLVEDEKAGFLIPINDPRAIAQRLEQLEQDRHLLAGMSLAAVEKAAELTWASYRTQVVDAVKECLQSEACVSST, encoded by the coding sequence ATGCTGACACAGATGATCCGCGGTGCTGAAGAGGGTTTCGGTGGACAGGACACGCCGCTCAAGGTCCTGTTCGTCGGGTCAATGACGCAGCGGAAAGGCTTGGCCGACTTGTTTGAAGCGATGAAGCTCCTCGACCCGACACGGTTTGAGCTTCACGTGTTGGGGAGTCCGATCGTGCCGATGGAATTCTACACCGATCAGTACGGGTTGTTCATCCATCATGCAACTCGCCCACACGATCAGGTCCTCGAATTGATGCGTTCGATGGACGTGTTTGTGCTTCCATCCATCGTTGAAGGTCGAGCGCTCGTCCAGCAAGAAGCGTTGGCATGTGGGTTGCCGATCGTCGTGACGGCGAACGCCGGCGCGGAGGATTTAGTCGAAGACGAAAAGGCCGGATTTCTGATTCCTATCAACGATCCCCGAGCGATTGCGCAACGGCTCGAGCAATTAGAACAGGATCGTCATCTTTTGGCGGGGATGTCCTTGGCCGCAGTCGAAAAGGCAGCGGAGTTGACCTGGGCGAGTTATCGCACTCAAGTCGTTGATGCCGTCAAAGAATGTTTGCAATCAGAAGCATGTGTTTCCAGCACGTAG
- a CDS encoding glycosyltransferase encodes MKENKMKVLQVVSSMNPDQGGVCQGIRNTLPAMASFDCDSDVVCLDGVDDTYGVADSFRVIRLGERIGPWAYSKKLRGWLKKSLADYDVVVINGLWTYHSYAVTSVISELRREGVTNLPRVYVMPHGMLDPWFQRHPSRRLKAYRNWVYWKAAEHRTVRYADGMLFTCRKELELAREPFRPYCPKKEVNVGYGVPSPPGFGPQMKSAFLDACPQAVDRPYLLFISRIHPKKGVDLLLRAYAEIAKSKKGTDVIPLLVVAGPCDSAYAQEMKELARQLHLLAATPTVNDNSTPQVVFPGMLRGDAKWGAFYGCEAFVLPSHQENFGIAVVEALACAKPVLISKQVNIWDEIQECQACLVDDDTQAGTNRLIDRWLHLSPESQREMGQAALRCYQQHYRPESVAARFVTALSGA; translated from the coding sequence GTGAAGGAAAACAAAATGAAAGTGCTGCAAGTTGTTTCGTCGATGAACCCAGATCAGGGCGGAGTGTGCCAAGGGATTCGGAACACGCTTCCTGCGATGGCGTCGTTCGACTGTGACAGTGATGTGGTGTGCCTGGACGGAGTCGATGACACCTACGGAGTCGCCGATTCGTTTCGGGTCATCCGTCTCGGTGAGCGTATCGGACCGTGGGCGTATTCCAAGAAGCTTCGTGGCTGGCTGAAGAAGTCACTGGCGGATTACGACGTCGTCGTGATCAACGGACTATGGACCTATCACTCCTATGCCGTTACCAGTGTCATTTCAGAACTTCGGCGTGAAGGTGTCACCAACCTTCCGCGAGTTTATGTCATGCCCCATGGCATGCTTGATCCGTGGTTCCAACGACATCCTTCGCGACGTCTCAAAGCGTATCGCAATTGGGTTTATTGGAAAGCGGCAGAACATCGAACGGTCCGCTACGCCGATGGGATGCTCTTTACTTGTCGCAAAGAGTTGGAGTTGGCACGGGAACCCTTCCGTCCCTATTGCCCCAAGAAGGAGGTGAACGTGGGCTACGGAGTTCCCTCCCCACCCGGGTTTGGCCCGCAAATGAAGTCCGCATTTCTGGACGCGTGCCCGCAGGCGGTCGACCGGCCGTACCTGTTGTTCATCAGCCGAATCCATCCGAAAAAGGGCGTTGATCTGTTGCTGCGCGCTTACGCAGAAATCGCCAAAAGCAAGAAGGGCACGGACGTCATTCCCCTGCTGGTCGTCGCCGGGCCCTGTGATTCGGCCTATGCCCAGGAGATGAAGGAACTGGCACGACAGCTCCATTTGTTGGCCGCGACGCCGACGGTAAACGACAATTCCACGCCGCAAGTGGTCTTTCCCGGAATGCTTCGAGGCGATGCGAAATGGGGGGCGTTCTACGGATGCGAAGCATTCGTCCTCCCCAGTCATCAAGAGAACTTCGGGATCGCCGTGGTTGAAGCACTGGCCTGCGCCAAGCCGGTTTTGATTTCGAAGCAAGTGAACATTTGGGACGAGATTCAGGAATGTCAGGCATGCCTGGTCGATGACGATACACAAGCTGGAACGAATCGTCTGATCGATCGATGGCTGCACCTTTCCCCCGAATCGCAACGCGAGATGGGGCAGGCGGCCCTGCGATGCTATCAACAACACTACCGGCCTGAATCGGTCGCCGCTCGGTTCGTCACTGCTTTGTCGGGGGCCTAG
- a CDS encoding glycosyltransferase family 2 protein — protein MPQLDLTIVIPTKNDAERLSGCLQAIGKEFASEVVVVDSGSEDDTAEVVTRFDATLVQFQWNGKFPKKRNWFLRNHTPKTRWVLFLDSDEILTDAFKRELAETLPGSTASGYWLNYSIYFMGRELKHGYPLKKLALFRVGAGEYERINESRWSHLDMEIHEHPIIDGEVGHFNSKIDHRDFRDVSHYVAKHNEYSSWEARRFLQMKTLGETANPLTLKQRIKYRLIESPFAGIVYFFGAYFMMGGFLDGKRGLAFALLKMGYFTQVYCKIQELRAEPRESAETEVAQPLLVDAAVAHEPQG, from the coding sequence ATGCCCCAGCTTGACCTGACAATCGTCATCCCGACCAAGAACGATGCGGAACGACTGTCGGGGTGTCTGCAGGCGATCGGAAAGGAGTTCGCGTCCGAAGTTGTCGTCGTGGATTCCGGCAGCGAGGATGACACGGCGGAGGTGGTTACGCGATTTGATGCAACGCTCGTGCAGTTTCAATGGAACGGCAAGTTCCCCAAGAAGCGGAACTGGTTTTTGCGCAATCACACCCCCAAGACCCGTTGGGTGCTGTTCTTGGATTCCGATGAAATCCTCACCGATGCGTTTAAGCGGGAACTTGCCGAAACGCTTCCGGGGTCAACCGCATCGGGGTATTGGTTGAACTACTCGATCTACTTTATGGGGCGGGAGTTGAAGCATGGGTATCCGCTGAAAAAGCTCGCGCTGTTTCGCGTCGGTGCGGGCGAATACGAGAGGATTAATGAATCACGCTGGAGTCACCTGGACATGGAGATCCATGAGCATCCGATCATTGATGGCGAAGTCGGGCATTTCAACAGCAAAATCGACCACCGTGATTTTCGCGATGTGTCCCACTACGTCGCCAAGCACAATGAGTATTCCAGTTGGGAGGCCCGGCGGTTTCTGCAGATGAAGACGCTCGGGGAGACGGCGAATCCGCTGACACTGAAGCAGAGGATCAAGTACCGGTTGATCGAGTCACCATTTGCGGGCATCGTCTATTTCTTCGGCGCGTACTTCATGATGGGTGGTTTCTTGGACGGGAAACGTGGTCTTGCGTTCGCCCTGTTGAAGATGGGGTACTTCACGCAGGTGTATTGCAAGATCCAAGAACTGCGGGCGGAACCACGAGAATCAGCTGAGACGGAGGTCGCGCAGCCGTTGCTTGTAGATGCTGCGGTGGCGCATGAGCCGCAGGGGTGA
- a CDS encoding acyltransferase has product MRLALKCVIVLMPWFLRRRMLQWVFGYKIHPLARIRASWVFPRYLEMSAHARIGPFNVAIHLDRIVMDENATIGRGNWITGFPTGTDSRHFSHQNERVSELVMERDSAVTKNHHLDCTSRVRIGKFATVAGYQSQFLTHSVDLAGGRQSSAPIEIGDYTFVGTNVVVLGGAALPAYSVLGASSLLNKNYTTELVLYGGVPAKPIQTLDNEMKYFNRTQGFID; this is encoded by the coding sequence ATGCGACTTGCACTGAAGTGTGTGATTGTGTTGATGCCGTGGTTTCTGCGACGGCGGATGCTGCAATGGGTGTTCGGTTACAAAATCCATCCCCTGGCGCGCATTCGAGCGTCATGGGTCTTTCCCCGTTACCTCGAGATGTCAGCCCACGCCCGAATCGGTCCGTTCAATGTCGCGATTCATCTTGACCGTATCGTGATGGACGAGAACGCAACGATCGGTCGGGGAAACTGGATCACCGGATTCCCAACCGGCACCGACTCACGCCATTTTTCTCACCAAAACGAGCGCGTTTCCGAGTTGGTGATGGAACGTGATTCCGCCGTGACCAAGAATCATCATCTGGACTGTACCAGCCGCGTTCGGATCGGCAAATTCGCGACCGTGGCGGGATATCAATCGCAATTCCTCACGCACTCGGTCGATCTTGCCGGCGGTCGTCAATCAAGTGCGCCGATCGAGATCGGTGACTACACCTTTGTCGGTACGAATGTGGTCGTCTTGGGTGGGGCGGCGCTGCCGGCATACAGCGTTCTTGGTGCGTCTTCGCTGCTCAACAAAAACTACACCACCGAATTGGTGTTGTACGGCGGAGTTCCGGCAAAACCGATTCAAACGCTGGACAACGAGATGAAGTATTTCAATCGAACACAAGGCTTCATCGACTAG
- a CDS encoding glycosyltransferase family 4 protein, which yields MRSVKLINDGARLQQRSFTPLAKRAILKFQPEYVWLQEGTLARSLQRWIRRNRIPTRLVFCDGAPVGAEFSSEFDFVVNLTPTAREELISHGYPESRTRLIPHPVTIPAPTKDRATWRQSLGFRESDRLVISVAAWNSHHKRIDYVIREMAAVRRDHEQYKLLLCGQPTPETPGLQKLARELLGDNVRWMTLPLAELSNAYHAADLFVLASHNEALGAVIAEAAIAGLPIICNDFPAARYILGDHPGIVDLRHDGALAEAIGGGTAIRGASGVTERVKSQFCPRRLACELAEFLEGVDA from the coding sequence ATGCGAAGCGTCAAGTTGATCAATGACGGGGCGCGGCTCCAGCAACGCAGTTTTACGCCACTGGCGAAGCGCGCGATATTGAAGTTCCAACCGGAATACGTTTGGCTGCAAGAAGGAACGTTGGCCAGGTCGCTGCAACGCTGGATCCGGCGGAATCGCATCCCAACTCGTCTGGTCTTTTGTGACGGAGCGCCCGTCGGCGCGGAGTTTTCGTCCGAATTCGACTTCGTCGTGAACCTGACGCCGACGGCCCGCGAGGAACTCATCTCACATGGGTATCCCGAGTCTCGAACCCGGTTGATTCCGCATCCGGTCACGATACCGGCGCCTACGAAGGATCGTGCAACCTGGCGGCAATCGTTGGGCTTTCGCGAGAGCGACCGATTGGTGATCTCGGTCGCGGCTTGGAATTCCCACCATAAGCGTATCGACTATGTGATACGCGAGATGGCAGCGGTGCGTCGTGATCACGAGCAGTACAAGTTGCTCTTGTGCGGTCAGCCGACACCGGAAACGCCGGGGCTTCAGAAACTGGCGCGTGAACTATTGGGCGACAATGTGCGGTGGATGACGCTTCCGCTCGCCGAGTTATCGAATGCTTACCACGCGGCCGATCTGTTTGTATTGGCGAGCCACAACGAAGCCTTGGGGGCCGTGATTGCCGAAGCTGCGATTGCCGGTTTACCGATCATTTGCAATGACTTTCCGGCCGCTCGCTACATCCTCGGTGACCATCCCGGGATCGTCGACCTCCGCCACGACGGAGCACTCGCCGAGGCGATCGGTGGCGGCACGGCGATCCGCGGTGCGTCCGGTGTCACGGAGAGGGTGAAATCCCAGTTCTGTCCTCGCCGGCTCGCGTGCGAGCTGGCTGAGTTTCTTGAGGGTGTTGATGCGTAA
- a CDS encoding glycosyltransferase WbuB: MKILLHGLNYAPEEIGIGKYSGEMVRELAEQGHEVVVVTTPPYYPQWEIAEGFSGRWYRRESQRIEGEPGVGSRDLGDREGAEVLHNANPPLQFASLSTPCSPLPTPHSQLPAPPPPIKVIRCPLYVPGKVTGLKRIVHLASFGLSSIPAVFWTAMRFRPDVIMTVEPAAFCMPTTWLAARLCGAKAWLHVQDFEVDAAFELGILKQPLLKRLVLAAEAFLMRRFDRVSSISPNMLLKLVQKGVAEQRVVSFPNWVDCDVMKPIPAGPELRARFGIPADRCVALYAGNIGNKQGLEIVIEAARRSADRQDLHFVICGRGAAYESLLDSAEGLSNVQFLPLQPMERFNELMNCADIHLLPQRADAADLVMPSKLTGMLATGRPIVACASPGTQIADVVNGHGIVVRPADGVAFWNAIIRLTSDQPLRESMGRKARDYAVERLGRRSILNQFIAALNALSGFDHKASRSKGVTTSECGIRVDSAGAIHQPVGLRKMAEESAPEGAATQG, from the coding sequence ATGAAAATTCTGCTACATGGACTGAATTACGCTCCCGAAGAAATCGGGATCGGGAAGTACTCCGGGGAAATGGTGCGGGAACTTGCCGAGCAGGGACACGAAGTCGTCGTCGTCACCACGCCGCCGTACTATCCGCAGTGGGAAATCGCCGAAGGATTCAGCGGGCGATGGTATCGACGTGAGTCGCAGCGGATAGAAGGGGAGCCGGGAGTTGGGAGCCGGGATTTGGGAGATCGCGAAGGAGCAGAGGTTCTTCACAACGCCAATCCACCTCTTCAATTCGCCTCTCTCTCAACTCCCTGCTCCCCACTCCCCACTCCCCACTCCCAACTCCCCGCTCCCCCGCCTCCCATCAAAGTGATTCGTTGTCCACTATACGTGCCGGGGAAGGTGACGGGGTTGAAGCGGATCGTGCACCTGGCTTCGTTTGGATTGTCGAGTATTCCGGCGGTGTTTTGGACGGCGATGCGGTTTCGTCCCGACGTGATCATGACCGTCGAACCGGCTGCGTTTTGTATGCCGACGACCTGGTTGGCCGCTCGGCTTTGTGGCGCAAAGGCGTGGTTGCACGTGCAGGATTTTGAAGTCGATGCGGCGTTTGAACTTGGGATCTTGAAGCAACCGCTGTTGAAGCGGCTTGTGCTGGCGGCCGAAGCGTTTCTGATGCGACGCTTTGATCGTGTCTCAAGTATTTCGCCGAACATGCTGTTGAAACTGGTTCAAAAAGGTGTCGCCGAACAGCGTGTGGTTTCGTTTCCCAATTGGGTCGACTGCGACGTCATGAAACCGATCCCGGCCGGGCCTGAGTTGCGTGCCAGATTTGGGATTCCGGCGGATCGATGCGTCGCGCTGTATGCCGGGAACATCGGTAACAAGCAGGGGCTTGAGATCGTCATCGAAGCGGCTCGCCGGTCCGCCGATCGTCAGGATTTGCACTTCGTCATTTGTGGTCGCGGCGCGGCCTATGAGTCGTTACTGGATTCGGCGGAAGGTTTGTCGAATGTGCAGTTTCTGCCGCTTCAGCCGATGGAACGCTTCAACGAATTGATGAATTGTGCGGACATTCATTTGCTGCCGCAACGCGCCGATGCGGCGGATTTGGTGATGCCGTCGAAGCTAACCGGCATGCTGGCCACGGGGCGACCGATCGTCGCCTGTGCGTCGCCGGGAACACAGATCGCAGACGTCGTGAACGGCCACGGGATTGTGGTTCGTCCTGCCGATGGTGTTGCGTTTTGGAATGCAATCATCCGGTTGACGTCAGATCAACCGCTTCGGGAAAGCATGGGCAGAAAGGCGCGCGATTATGCAGTCGAGCGACTTGGGCGGCGGTCGATTTTGAACCAATTCATTGCCGCATTAAACGCTCTATCGGGGTTCGACCATAAAGCGAGCCGATCGAAAGGCGTGACTACGTCGGAGTGTGGGATCAGGGTAGATTCGGCCGGCGCGATTCATCAACCGGTCGGCTTGAGAAAGATGGCCGAGGAGTCGGCGCCTGAAGGTGCGGCCACTCAGGGTTGA
- a CDS encoding LbetaH domain-containing protein: MDQITLADRAIVSQDSTLCAGSHDISDADFQLITRPIVIGERAWVAAEVFVGPGVTVGRGAVLGARAVLFKNAIENGIYVGNPAKLVKERSWRQEATQHAPA, translated from the coding sequence ATGGACCAGATCACCTTGGCCGACCGTGCGATCGTTTCCCAAGATTCGACACTCTGTGCCGGTTCGCATGACATCTCCGATGCCGACTTTCAATTGATCACACGCCCCATTGTGATCGGCGAGCGGGCCTGGGTGGCTGCGGAGGTCTTTGTCGGCCCCGGAGTGACCGTCGGACGGGGCGCTGTTTTGGGAGCCCGAGCGGTCCTTTTCAAGAATGCGATCGAGAATGGCATCTATGTAGGTAACCCGGCAAAACTGGTGAAAGAACGATCCTGGCGACAGGAGGCAACACAACATGCCCCAGCTTGA
- a CDS encoding glycosyltransferase family 4 protein — MNIAFLCGCLESGSDGVGDYTRRLAGELTRQGHRVVAIALNDRYASDWARGTHRDRLRKDANVIDGPIVFQGGDDVGLRVLRFHSSLSWGERIGSVREFLRTQSPDVVSLQFVPYSFHPKGIPFRLARRLQSIGGDLRWHLMCHELWVGLGSSPPFRHRLLGAIQRRILASMIARLRPCRVDSHASPYIELLGKFTQHVGRVPLFGNIPVEPQQVPRDDSGPIRFCYFGSVHDGWGIEDAAGLLHRIAAPNGRTPQICAIGSGGAGAAAAWQRFRTAGVPVEEHGRCDEPKVSALLQSCDFGLSASSPDLIEKSGAAAAMFEHGLPVVVTRAPIWGDRFVSHVRQNCPLAVFGDAIDQPMKLERRQPAEHALPEIARRFAASLSTN, encoded by the coding sequence ATGAATATCGCCTTTTTATGTGGTTGCCTTGAATCAGGGAGCGATGGAGTCGGGGACTACACGCGTCGGCTCGCAGGTGAATTGACTCGGCAAGGGCATCGAGTTGTTGCAATCGCTCTGAATGACCGCTATGCAAGCGATTGGGCACGCGGCACTCATCGCGATCGACTTCGCAAGGATGCAAATGTTATTGATGGCCCGATCGTCTTTCAGGGCGGTGACGACGTCGGACTGCGTGTGTTGCGTTTTCACTCATCGCTTTCGTGGGGCGAGCGGATTGGTTCGGTGCGCGAGTTTCTTCGGACTCAGAGCCCCGACGTCGTCAGCTTGCAGTTTGTTCCCTACTCGTTTCATCCGAAGGGGATTCCGTTCCGATTGGCTCGGCGATTGCAGAGCATCGGCGGAGATTTGCGTTGGCATCTGATGTGTCACGAGTTGTGGGTCGGGCTCGGAAGTTCGCCGCCGTTTCGGCACCGACTCCTGGGTGCGATCCAGAGAAGAATCTTGGCTTCAATGATCGCGCGTTTGCGTCCTTGTCGTGTCGACTCTCACGCATCGCCGTATATCGAGCTACTCGGAAAGTTTACGCAGCATGTCGGTCGCGTGCCATTGTTCGGTAACATCCCCGTGGAACCGCAGCAGGTTCCCCGTGACGATTCGGGGCCGATTCGATTTTGTTATTTCGGTTCGGTTCATGATGGTTGGGGGATCGAGGACGCAGCCGGTCTGCTCCATCGGATCGCCGCCCCCAATGGACGAACGCCACAGATCTGTGCGATCGGAAGCGGTGGCGCCGGCGCCGCCGCAGCGTGGCAGCGGTTCCGGACGGCCGGCGTCCCCGTCGAGGAACACGGCAGGTGCGATGAACCAAAGGTGTCGGCGTTACTGCAATCGTGCGATTTCGGCTTGAGCGCTTCTTCCCCGGACTTGATCGAGAAGAGTGGCGCCGCTGCGGCGATGTTCGAGCACGGATTGCCCGTGGTCGTGACACGCGCACCGATCTGGGGTGATCGGTTCGTCTCGCACGTGCGTCAGAATTGTCCACTTGCGGTTTTTGGTGATGCGATCGACCAGCCGATGAAGCTGGAACGACGGCAACCGGCGGAGCATGCCTTGCCCGAGATCGCGCGACGATTTGCGGCGTCGCTTTCGACGAACTGA